CCCAGGGGGCTGTGACAGCCACGCCACATTGGTTGCTTTGAGTCTCCAGGGCCCCACCCCGGCCGACTCACTCTGTGCTGCCTTGAAACCCACTCAGTCCAGTGTCTGCTGGATGGACCCTCCCTGCTAGCTCTTCTTGATCCTCCCCTCCTTGCTGTGGGGTAAACAGTTGTGTTGGCAAACCCACCTGGCAACACATGGGGACCCCCAGGGATCCAAGTACTATCATACCTGGGGAGGCTGTCAGGGCTGCATGCTCAGGGCCGGGGTGTCCAGTACAGAAAGAAAGGGTACGCTCCAGCTCAGGATGGATGGCTGAGGGAGACATTgtagagtgagaaagaaaaagccCAGAGACAACAGAAGAAGAGGAAGCAGTTCCCAAAATAAAACACAGGAGCAGTCGGCAAGCGGGGTGACCTGGCCCATCAAGGGGACCTGGGCTTGAAGGCATGGGGATCacccccaaaatatgccactttggcataaggattatttgagctgaaggcaattgaGAAAAAGCAGACAGGATGAGCTTTCTGCCCTTTCCCTTTCTGCCTGAAAAACAGGGTGTGTATTTCCTTGTGAAGCCCCCTCACCTTGCCCATACCAGGAAGGGGAGAATGGCCTTATCACTGGAGAGAGATGGAACCGAGAAGCATCTACACAGACAAGCCTTATTAAATAGCCCTATCTACCATAGTGTCCCCTATATGTTTACCTTCCCACAGCTTACCACCCTTAAAAAGTCCAGAAACCACTTTCCTTTGCCTTATCACTTCTCTACAAATTTATCGTCCTTTGTTAGTATGGTATAAAGCCATCAAGTCTGCTTGGGTTTCTCTTCTATGAAGCACCACCACCTCCCCCATGCCAGGTAACACTTTTAAGGAGTCACGCTGAACCTATCCTGGTTTAGGGGTCCACTcgatttgaaaaacaaaaataaaacttttaacatcaaataaaacatgtatgtcttttctctgttttgtttttgtttgtttgtttttgtttctgtcgttttgagacagagtctcactctgttgcccagtctggagtgcaatggcacaatctcggttcactgcaacctccgcctcccaagttcaagcaagtctcctgcctcaccctcccaagtagctgggattccaggcatgtaccactatacctggctaatttatgtatttttaatagagatagagtttcaccatgtctggcaggctggtcttgaacttctgacgtcaagtgattggcctgccttggcctcccaaagtgctgggattccaggcatgagccactgcacccagtccttttctcctgttaatctgtcatTTGTCCAATTATTTTGCAGACCCAGCTACTGAACCTAAGAGGGTAGGGAATACTTTTTCCTCCCCTACAAAGGCCCCATGTGGTCCACTGCATCCAACGGATGAAAACTGAATAAGGGGGGAGCACTATTAACTATTGAGGAGAAGCAGTTACTAGAGACAGAAGGAGGGGATAAAGAATGAGCAGTAGAATAAAAAGATGGCTGTGTGTAGGGTCCTCTTCTGTGTTGAGAAGTGAGGTATAACAAAGCCACAAATTCATCCCTACAAAGCCTGGCATTTCCTCACTCAACATATCAAGGAGCCTGGTTCTCGGCGCCTTCTGTTTATAGGTTAGGGTTAACGTCTGACAACAATCAGCATTTCTCTAGGATCAATAGCCATCTTTTTGGTGTGTTCTGCCAGGAGACATTGGCCAAGTAAGCTGAGGTCTGCACCAGCCAATAGGCATGGAGGCTGGACCAGGAGCCAGCAGGGCAGGCACAATGTCCTAACACCTGAGCCCAGTAGGGGATGGACTAAGGGGAGGGCACCAACAAGTCCTGGCAGACATCAGAAGGGTGTCTACCAGGCCGACCCGGCCTACCCGGCCTCCACCCCAAGGTTGGACTGTCCTGACCCCCTCAAAGAAGGCCTTGCTCCTCCAGCCTCTGGGAGTACTGTCATTGGATAGCCTTCAGCCTCAGCTTCTGCAGAGAGCACCTCACCCAAGGTGGTGAGGTCCCGGGTGGCCCAATCCCCACACTGGTCTGTGCAGGGGTCTGAGGTCTGACTATCCTGACCCAGCTTGGGATAACTGCAGCTCCAGAGCTCCCGCGGGGCTGGCTGGGCTGTTGTTGAGCCTGCACTACAGGATCGACCTCTCCCTTTCCCACTGTCTTCATTCTGCTCCTCTTCACAGGGCGTGATCCCAAATAGACATCCTGTGCACCAAACCCTGGCTCAGGGCCTGCGTTCTGGGGAAACCAAGATATTACCATAGGCTGCTAATTTCTCCCATCTGAAATGTGCTGCGGTGGGGATGAGGGGGGGAATTCAAAACATAGAAAaacttcaaagatttttttttttatatctctcttttttaaaagttaaaaatttgggGCAACTTTGAGAATGGTAAAGAAACCAAATCTTTGTCAGTGTTTGTACTTGCTTCgtaaggataatttttttttttaaattttgtcaacACATCTCTGCTGGCAGGAATGTAGGACAATATTTCTGTTTAGTCTGTGGGCCCGTAGGTAATGGGTTAAAATTTCTATGCGACTGTCGTCCAGGTTATAGGTTTGGCTGGGTGAGGTATAGCTTCTATCAGGGAAAAGAGTGTCTCCAAAACAAAGGGATCACACATAGGACACTCCCCCAAGGAGGATGTGATAAAGTGTAGAGGTAAATGAAGTACTTAAGTACGTATTTAACTATTGAAATGAAAGACTTCCCCCTGGCTAAGAGGTAGCCCTATTTCCTAGACTGACTTGATCTTGAGCTTCCAGAGCCCCTAAGGACACGGACTGCGCCCTCTGCTGGAGGGAAGGCACCACCAGCCCACACTATGGGGGCCCAAGGGCGCTGTGGCTCaacctgtaaactcagcactttgaggccaaggtaggaagatggtttgagcccaagagttcgagaccagcctgggcaacatagcaggacaccatctctacaaaactaaaaaaaaaaaaaaaaaaagaaaagccaggtgtggcagcacatgcctgtaatcctagctactcaagaggctgagatgggaggatcacttgggcccaggaggttgaggctatagtgagaaATGATCATgtaactacactccagcctgggtgacagagcgagaccctgtctcaaaataacaataataataataataataaagtaaaacataatttttaaacattttttaaagaaaggggaaaaaaggacaCAAGGACAGAGGGGCATAGACCCTCCAACTGAAGTGACTGCCAGAGCTGAACAGCACAGCAATGTAACAGTGCTCCAAGACTCAGACCTCAGAAAGCCCAGAGTCCTCCAGGAAGGACCCAGACACAGAGCAAAGGTCTTCATGGGTCGAGTCTGACTGAGGGGTCTCAGGGCAGGCAGGGCCCACTGACCCTGTGCCTAGAAGCACGCTGCCCCACCCTGTGGAGTCCTGCACAAGTGGACTCTGTGGCCCTTAGTGTCTCcaaacctgtttcctcatctgcaaagtggttCTTCCATTTACCTCACAGAGATGCTGTGGtcaataatgactttttttttttttttttttttttttttttttgagacagagtctcattctgtcgcccaggctgaagtgcagtggtgccatctcggctcactgcaacctccacctcccaggttcgagcaattctcccacctcagcctcccgagtagctgggattacaggcaccggccatcatgcccagctgatttttgtatttttgtagagatggggtttcaccatgttggccaggctggtcttgaactcctgacctcaggtgatccgcctgcctcggcctcccaaagtgttgggattacaggcgtgagccactgagccaggcagtaatgcatatttttcaaaaacagcaTTTAACAGTGGGCATGTGACAAATGTCAGTTTTCCTTTACTGGGATTTTCCACATGATCTGTGTATTGGTGAGGAACCTCTTAATTGAAAGTGACAGAAACCCAGCATGTAGTAGCTTAGGCGCAAACCGGATTAATGGGCTAGGTCAGGAAGGGCTAAGAGGAACTGGCTGTGAGGATGTTGGGTAGGAACTCAGTGCTGCCAGTACTCTGTTCCCATCACTTGTGTCCTCCACCTCCCATGGAGCTTCTTTCTCTCCACCAGGCTTCTGCTCCTTACAGGGACAGTGGCTCCTGGAGACTCCAGGCCCACAGGCTAGTCCTTGAAAAACCAGAGAGGAAAAGTCTCGGTTTCCCTTGTTGGATCTGATCAATCCTAGGAGGAAGGACCCTGGTTGGCCCAGCCTGGACCCTGTCAGAGCAGGCTGCTCCCAGAAAGGGGAAGCAGGGACCCAAAGCAGCCTGTCGCCTGTGGCTCCCCTAAGTCCCCCACTGCAAGAGGCACTGTCCTAACCCCCATCCCTCCTATATCTGAAGATTCTCCAGCAGATAATTGTTGCCTTTCCCAGAAAAATAGGCCAGGACTCCAGATGGGGTCCGATGTTCGCCTAAGGCCACACAGAGCCCACTCCTAGGTTCTGGGACCGGAGTGTACACACCCACGACACACAAACTTGCCTGTGTATGCCCTGCACACAACCAGAACCTTCCTTTAAACACATGCTTTGGAAAGAGCAAGGCACTCAGATCTTTCAATATTCAACCCCCCAACCCCATGGATTATATTCCTTTGCATCtctgaattttaaatgttaatcaaTGAGGAAATAGAATTCACCTAAAATTCTGCTTTGGCTACTCACCTCCTGTATTTTATTAGTACTTTTCAAAATACAGTCTTCGGGGAGGAAAAACACCTCCCACCAATGGGCTCACCACACTGAACTTGAACAAGGTACGCAGGGTCCTTCAGTAAGAGATGGTTGGGATGACCCCAGCAGCAGATGGGTAAGTCGAGGCACAGCAGGGCAGGGGCATGGTGGCCGATTGCCGGTGGCCCCTGCGCAGGTTATGAGCCTTGTGTCCTGTTGTGGGTTCTGGCTTCAGCACTTTATATTCTGCTGCGGTGGGAACAGCCTAAGAACAGGGCCCGCCCAGAAACTTGGAGGTGGTCAGTGCAGATCCCTCTGGCCCCAAAGCCCTCACCCAGGggtggcctggcctggcctggcctgactgcccccaaccccaggcagcgGTGGAGGAGAGGGATGTCACACAGCGCAAACGCCAGGGGGAGCACAGGAGTGGGGAGGGCAACCAGGGATGAAGCAGAGTGGAGTGCGCAGGCCTCGCGTCTCCTCCCCCAGGGCAGGTGGCCAAGCTCAGAGATTTCCTGGGTGATTAGGGGGAGGGGCGCGAAAACGCCCCTTGCTGCCACCTGCTTCTTGTTGCCAGAGCAGGAACCCAGGTTGGGGCTTGGGGAGCAAATGAGGCTGGGACAGAGCACGGGGCAGTCAGATGGGGTGAGGCGAACAAAGGCCTCTCTCTGCGAGAGAAATCCCGACTGGCTGCGGGGCGCACTCAGGCCACAATGGGGCTTTCTCCGGCCACAGGCGGCCCGGCCAGCCCGAGGGCAAGGCAGGGCGTCTGCGCTGCCGCGGGCCAGGCGACACCGCTTCCGCGAGAGAAGAGCAGCTCCCGTGCCGGGGCCGgagccggggccggggccggggccggggccggggccggggctcCGAGGCGGGACCAAGGGCGCGGACGGCCGGCAGGGCCGGTGAGATAGGCCgagcacccccagccccagcccccagcccagccccgccCGGCCCAACCGGCCCTGCCCCGCCGTCTCCATGGCTACCGTGACCTCAGCGCCTGGACGGGGAGGGAGAGGCTGAGCCGGTTGCTACGCGACGGCCCAGTGACGTCAGGCAATTGAGTTTGGTTCCCAAGGCAACTGGCCGGGCAGCTGGGCCGGGAACTATTTGTGTCTGTCCCCAGAGGGGCTGCGGAGCCTCCAGGGTCTGGCGCAGCTGAGGAAATGCACTCCTGGCCCGGGGCAGGCGGGGGCCGGGACACAGAGGCCCTTTCAGCCCCGGGAGGCCGCGGGcccgggcggggcggggcggcaCCCTGCAGGAGGACGCCCGGCCTTCTCCCTACTTCTGCCTGGGAGGCCCCTGGCCCGCCGGGCTTTGTCCTATTTATAAACGTGCTCCTGAGTAAACTCCCTGAAGAAAGGGGCCTCTGTGCGCAGCAGCCCGGCCCACAGCGCCGCCCTCGGCGCACAGTAGGCGCTCAGCACGGCCTTCTCATGGGACTGAGGACAAGCACCAATCCTTGGGAGCTGCCAGGTGCCTCTAGCACCCAGAACCCCTGACATCGAGCGCCTGGACACCTGTTCGCGGCGCCCTGTGAGCTGATGGGCTACATAACCTCTGGGCCGCAATGCTAGAATAAAATGCGTGGCCACTTGTTCCAAAACGATGGAGGGACGGTGTGGGAAACAGGCCCCAGCCCTGTCGACTGAGGGTGAATGCACTAGTGAAAGTGACAATACAAGGGTAAACTGAGGCAGGCGGCATCAGCCATAGAGGAGAGAGGATAAGGTTCCAACCTGGGGCGTAAGAGGAACAAGATGCGACAGGAGCAGAAGGACCATTAGGTGTGCAAAGATAAAGCAGAGACCTAAATTTGGGTCTGAGAGCTAGCCCAGGCCTGCCAGTGGCAGTGGCTCAAGACGTGGGGCGCAGGGACTGGGTCTCAGGCGCAGGGACTGGGTCTCCGACCCAGTGATGCCATCCACCCAGGCTTCTCCCAGGCTCCTCCCCTGGGCACTCTGTCACTACAGGGTGACATCCAGGCCCCTCACGATCTGTCTCCAGGGAGccaccacctcccccagcccAACAGGCCAAGCACTGACATCCAAACCAACTCCCTGCCCAGAAGGCAGGGCATGCTTTGTCTGTCTGGCCCAGGGAGGCATCTGCCCATCCGTGTAAACCGCAGCGTCGCTCCTCAACAGTCAGCGACTGCCTTCTGACAGCCTGACCAGAGGCTCTGCGTGTGGGAGGCTTCTGGTATCTCTGAAAGAGCGGCTCCAGCCTGGCTTCCAGGGCAGGGACTCTCCACTGCCAGATCTGCAGACTCTCCACTACCAGAGCACCTACTGCAGTTGGGAAAAGCCTCAGATCTATGTCCTCTCCTCTCTGGGTGGAGCAGGCACCATGATCCCTGTTTCATGCACAAGGACATTGATGCTCAGGGACTACAGGACTCGTCCAAGGATGCATCCGAGCCCATGTCCCACCTAGGTTCCCCAGTCTCTCCCAGACAATCCCTCAGAAAACAGTCCTCGGCCCCAGGAACCAGAGCTGCTGACCAGGCCCAGCTACGTAATTTGTGGAGCCCAGTGCAAATTGAAAATTTGAGGCCctttgttaaaaaattaagaggaggctgggcacggtggctcacatctgtaatcccagcactttgggaggccaaggcaggcagatcacttgagtcctggagttcaagaccagcctggccaacgtgtcgaaaccctgtctctactaaaaatacaaaaattaccaaggcatggtggctggtgcttgtaatcccagctacttgggaggctgaggcagggagaattgcatgaacccaggtggcagaagatgcagtgagttgagattgtgccactgcactccagcctgggcgacagaaggagactctgtcaaaaaaaaaaaaaaaaaaaaattatgaagaggctgggtgtagtggcttatcccagcactttgggaggccgaggcggatggatcacctgaggtcaggagttggagaccagcctggccaacatggtgaaatccagtctctactaaaaatacaaaaattagccaagtgtggtggtgcatgcctgtaataccagctacttgggaggctgaggcaggagaatcgctttaaccctagacgcggaggttgcagtgagccaacatcatgccactgcactccagcctgggcgactgagtgagactctatctcaaaaaaaaaaaaaaaaaaaaaagaagaaggatttCAAGACAATGTCAAGAGACCATCAAACTAAGGATGGGACCCATGTGACTGCACAGGTCATACGCTCATGAAGCTGGCCAGGATGGCAAGTCCAGGACGCCAAGCCAGCCTCCTTCCTGGGTACCGTCCACCTCTTCCCTTGCTCAAGGTCCATCTAGTGGCCAGTTCCTGGGATTTCTCTGACCCGCCACTCCACGCAGGCTGGACATCCAGGGCGTCCTCAGAGAGGTCCACTAGATATTAAGGGACACTGCCCAGTACTTTCCCATCAAAGACCAAGACCACAGAACACTTCCGGAAACGCTTCCAGAAATGCTCAATCCTGCCAGCACTGGAAGTTTGCCTGCCTATTTTCAGCTGAAGAACATTTGCTCTTGAAGAAAATGTAGCAGGGCCGTCTACCTAAGGTGAAACGTACCAACTGACAGATGAAAATCTGACACTGATCAACATTAAAACAATATATAAGAACAAAAGTCAAGGGCATGTTTGTGGCCTCCTAGAATCCACATCATGCCCATGATTTGTCTCACTCTGCCCTTGGAGAGCGAGGGGAGGGAACTTCTGCCTTGGCCCACCTGGGTTTGTCTGCCCTGGAGTCAGGCCACGCCTACTCCCCTTCCAGTCTCTGCTGGGGTCCCTACACGCTCTGTGCTCTCTTCCAGCTTGTCTGAATCCTGCCCT
The sequence above is drawn from the Macaca mulatta isolate MMU2019108-1 chromosome 12, T2T-MMU8v2.0, whole genome shotgun sequence genome and encodes:
- the LOC114671436 gene encoding uncharacterized protein LOC114671436; this translates as METAGQGRLGRAGLGWGLGLGVLGLSHRPCRPSAPLVPPRSPGPGPGPGPGPGSGPGTGAALLSRKRCRLARGSADALPCPRAGRAACGRRKPHCGLSAPRSQSGFLSQREAFVRLTPSDCPVLCPSLICSPSPNLGSCSGNKKQVAARGVFAPLPLITQEISELGHLPWGRRREACALHSASSLVALPTPVLPLAFALCDIPLLHRCLGLGAVRPGQARPPLGEGFGARGICTDHLQVSGRALFLGCSHRSRI